One region of Primulina tabacum isolate GXHZ01 chromosome 17, ASM2559414v2, whole genome shotgun sequence genomic DNA includes:
- the LOC142531503 gene encoding protein TIC 21, chloroplastic-like has translation MQSSICAATRSGGAPPGPPWAFPVSKPFPYGHPSLLRFSQTPLSPISVSPANMLKGLFSPHSTINYQAGKPLPFAPISAASYDEADTAKLAQVSKRLEYTSRHFKRLGSFGFWAQLICSIVAGVILSFSTVITGKVTSPATFYATAGGIAAAFISVFWSFGHIRLADRLRRTADNPSKAPPRADVVRSLNNGIVVNLLGMGAAILGMQATVGLLVAKALTGSVIPYYQGIPPGNSPVLALDVFLVQASANTILSHFLGLVCSLELLRAVTVPPTGKVPIPKAA, from the exons ATGCAATCTTCAATATGTGCGGCAACTCGCTCCGGCGGCGCGCCACCAGGACCGCCGTGGGCTTTCCCTGTTTCTAAACCATTCCCTTATGGTCACCCCTCGTTACTGCGTTTTAGTCAGACACCTCTTTCTCCAATTTCTGTGTCGCCGGCTAATATGCTTAAAGGTTTGTTTTCACCACATTCTACGATTAATTATCAAGCCGGAAAGCCTCTGCCTTTTGCCCCCATTTCTGCTGCTTCATATGACGAGGCTGACACGGCCAAACTTGCTCAG GTTTCGAAGAGATTAGAGTATACTTCCAGACATTTCAAGAGATTAGGAAGTTTTGGATTCTGGGCGCAGCTGATTTGCAGCATTGTTGCTGGTGTGATCCTTTCATTTTCCACGGTTATAACTGGCAAAGTTACATCACCTGCAACTTTTTATGCAACTGCTGGCGGCATTGCAGCTGCATTCATTTCAGTGTTTTGGTCGTTTGGTCATATTCGACTGGCTGACAGACTCCGAAGAACAGCTGATAATCCCTCGAAG GCCCCTCCTCGAGCAGATGTTGTAAGAAGCCTAAACAACGGTATAGTCGTGAATCTATTGGGCATGGGCGCCGCTATACTTGGAATGCAAGCAACTGTAGGTCTTTTGGTGGCAAAAGCTCTCACGGGTTCAGTCATTCCTTATTACCAGGGCATCCCTCCCGGGAATAGTCCAGTTCTTGCACTAGATGTCTTCTTGGTTCAG GCATCAGCAAACACGATCCTTTCGCATTTTTTGGGGCTAGTGTGCTCTCTAGAGCTACTGAGAGCAGTGACAGTGCCGCCTACAGGGAAAGTTCCAATACCAAAGGCTGCATGA
- the LOC142531492 gene encoding uncharacterized protein LOC142531492: MGSLKSDVLLKLLEDMKMAENESEDDRKPVLLQIRSIIPVLEEGDLWPNRGFFLKVSDLSHALYVSLPQEQNEMILGNKLKLGQFIYVGKLENAHPVPLLRGVTPVPGRHRCEGTPEDIVSPENLVKILEASGTVDNIVEKGVISEKKISKFSSNSLMYGLSDSVSLRKGNRGLNDGHRRTFRSLSPSKNCRGDIRTDKCSTRILDYGNNIGDQGTKSRPSSVDYDSDTDSVVSYASSTCISKRRSWNESEILGVKDIFDSSVAKQEIRPPSRSRSANVSPVRSIRYDSSDEHFGSVSRRRSDIGSAKRLIKRTNKSQISTPKVNNVQIPNSLCSFVYDRKGAETGILWNYLPSSLVKLGKEVIKQRDIAMLAAADALQEACAAEKSLRSLSLFSELPLTEGEDLQPRADKFFELQDDLARTRLIMQSLTSISPFRTQESGSLSTNSIKEALDIALERKKNATTWIKSAVAVDLSPASSVVDPLSNPTVSTVKKSSTSTQSTKPKGRCIVKKATSNTNVPLLFASERDDLNEWTKGSTLTAATDLAACLDDESRKLFLDDVEEYLDEVERKCSSTKRENSIAGMMYRVKKLSDWLDLIVNKEGHLRKDGGRLSSDGLEDSGIEICGRLRNKIYVILMKHIERTAMAFETNKN, translated from the exons atgggtTCGCTGAAGAGTGACGTTCTCTTGAAGCTTCTTGAAGACATGAAAATGGCGGAAAACGAATCTGAAGATGATCGAAAGCCTGTATTATTACAAATCAGAAGCATAATCCCAGTATTAGAAGAAGGCGATTTATGGCCAAATAGAGGATTTTTCCTTAAAGTTTCTGATTTATCCCATGCATTGTATGTTTCTTTGCCTCAAGAACAGAATGAGATGATTTTAGGGAATAAATTGAAACTTGGGCAGTTCATTTACGTAGGAAAACTGGAAAATGCGCATCCCGTTCCATTGCTCAGGGGCGTAACTCCGGTTCCCGGGAGGCACCGATGCGAAGGAACTCCTGAAGACATTGTTTCACCAGAAAATTTGGTTAAGATTCTCGAAGCATCTGGTACTGTAGATAATATCGTTGAGAAGGGTGTAATTTCTGAGAAAAAAATTTCGAAGTTTTCATCCAATTCATTGATGTATGGGTTGTCTGACTCTGTTTCTTTAAGGAAAGGAAATAGAGGGTTGAACGATGGACACCGGAGAACGTTCCGTTCATTGAGTCCTTCAAAAAATTGTCGAGGAGATATTAGGACGGATAAATGTAGCACGAGGATTCTTGATTATGGTAATAATATTGGAGACCAAGGGACAAAGAGTAGGCCAAGTTCTGTTGATTATGACAGCGATACAGATAGCGTTGTATCATACGCCTCATCAACTTGTATTTCAAAGAGAAGAAGCTGGAACGAGTCGGAGATTTTGGGAGTAAAAGATATCTTTGATTCATCAGTTGCCAAGCAGGAAATTAGGCCACCTTCTAGAAGCCGTAGTGCAAAT GTTTCACCAGTTCGGTCTATCAGATATGACAGCTCCGATGAACATTTTGGTTCAGTGTCAAGGAGAAGATCAGACATTGGTTCAGCAAAGAGATTAATCAAGAGAACAAACAAAAGCCAGATTTCTACACCAAAGGTCAATAATGTACAGATTCCTAATTCATTGTGTAGTTTCGTGTATGATAGAAAAGGGGCAGAAACCGGGATATTGTGGAACTATCTTCCATCAAGCTTAGTGAAACTTGGCAAG GAGGTGATAAAGCAAAGAGATATTGCTATGCTAGCAGCTGCAGATGCTCTGCAAGAGGCTTGTGCTGCTGAGAAATCGCTTCGCTCATTAAG CTTGTTTTCGGAGTTGCCTTTGACAGAAGGAGAAGATCTCCAACCACGCGCTGATAAGTTTTTCGAACTTCAAGATGATTTAGCTCGTACAAGGTTAATAATGCAGTCTCTTACAAGCATAAGTCCATTTAGGACACAAGAATCCGGATCCCTCAGCACCAATTCAATAAAAGAAGCGTTGGATATTGCtcttgaaagaaagaaaaatgcaACAACATGGATAAAATCAGCAGTAGCCGTGGATCTCTCTCCCGCCTCCTCTGTAGTTGATCCGTTGTCAAATCCAACCGTTTCCACTGTCAAAAAATCGAGCACGTCGACCCAAAGTACAAAACCGAAAGGCCGGTGCATCGTTAAAAAGGCCACAAGCAACACTAATGTTCCTCTTTTATTTGCTTCAGAAAGAGATGATCTGAATGAATGGACTAAGGGAAGTACTCTAACTGCTGCTACTGACTTGGCTGCATGTTTAGACGACGAAAGTAGAAAGCTGTTTCTCGACGATGTGGAGGAATATTTGGATGAAGTTGAGCGAAAATGCTCCTCGACGAAGCGTGAAAATTCCATTGCTGGTATGATGTACAGAGTGAAAAAGCTGAGCGACTGGCTGGATTTGATAGTAAATAAAGAGGGACATCTTCGAAAAGATGGAGGAAGGTTGAGTTCTGATGGTCTGGAAGATTCTGGTATCGAAATTTGCGGGAGATTGAGGAACAAGATCTACGTGATCTTGATGAAGCACATCGAGCGGACTGCAATGGCTTTTGAAACTAACAAGAACTGA
- the LOC142531500 gene encoding uncharacterized protein LOC142531500 produces the protein MSRRVDRSSDSKRYRSRFDREPSPKRSRRDGKPATERPDTHPQLDKDHLHSDQKHHRRLQDALPLEAPLGRDAKVEAGMVSKESEEKANGNPEGSNHPSDPAKVPRSRGYFQHDDRGITRQDGRGFSRRADSEHGWWRDHKAQLNSRAGNKILSSDTRWKDEKAMDNRENNMRRRDGYYEMEANPKPPAARKRPSFSEQKITTADPEKVDKSATAAPAANLVIPNPEDRAAKSEKREERVHYSRYSDKPERPFAREMESSEGEAWRGNFTSRDRYGSNGRYRGRDEFTGRQGYRPAGDGGRVEKWKHDLYNEANRSPAPKNDEDQVSKIEALLAS, from the exons ATGTCTCGTCGGGTAGACCGTAGTTCCGACTCGAAGCGTTATCGTTCTAGATTCGATCGTGAACCCAG CCCCAAGAGATCCAGGAGAGATGGTAAACCAGCAACTGAAAGACCAGATACCCACCCCCAGTTGGACAAAGATCATTTGCACAGCGATCAGAAGCACCATCGCAGGCTCCAGGATGCATTGCCGCTTGAAGCCCCATTAGGGCGTGATGCAAAGGTTGAAGCTGGGATGGTGAGCAAAGAATCTGAAGAAAAAGCTAATGGTAACCCGGAAGGGAGCAATCATCCTTCTGATCCAGCCAAAGTACCTCGATCCCGAGGATACTTTCAG CATGATGACCGTGGTATTACCAGGCAAGATGGGAGAGGTTTCAGTCGCAGGGCAGACAGCG AACATGGATGGTGGAGGGATCACAAGGCACAGCTAAACAGCAGGGccggaaataaaatattatcaagtGATACGCGATGGAAGGATGAGAAAGCTATGGATAACAGAGAAAATAATATGCGGCGTCGTGATGGATACTATGAAATGGAGGCAAATCCAAAGCCACCTGCTGCGCGGAAGAGGCCTTCCTTTAGTGAGCAAAAGATCACCACTGCAGATCCGGAGAAAGTGGACAAATCAGCAACCGCAGCTCCAGCAGCAAATCTAGTGATACCAAACCCTGAAGACCGTGCTGCCAAAAGTGAGAAACGAGAGGAAAGAGTGCACTATTCGCGATATTCTGACAAACCTGAAAGACCTTTTGCACGGGAGATGGAATCGAGCGAGGGCGAGGCATGGAGAGGTAACTTCACATCTAGAGACAGGTATGGTAGCAACGGTAGATACAGAGGTAGAGATGAATTTACGGGAAGGCAAGGCTATCGCCCAGCAGGAGATGGTGGCCGTGTTGAGAAATGGAAGCATGATCTATACAATGAGGCAAACCGGAGTCCGGCCCCAAAGAATGACGAAGATCAGGTTTCAAAAATCGAAGCTCTTTTGGcatcataa
- the LOC142531506 gene encoding LOW QUALITY PROTEIN: receptor protein kinase-like protein At4g34220 (The sequence of the model RefSeq protein was modified relative to this genomic sequence to represent the inferred CDS: inserted 2 bases in 1 codon), protein MGNKILLLIKSFSLVFLLLLLVPAFGLNLDGSMLLSFKYSVVSDPLSVLGNWDYSDATPCLWAGVTCANVENXLGSMLRVVSLILPNSKLVGTVPEDLGLIQHLRTLDLSSNFLNGTLPSSLLNASELQVLSLSNNALSGGLHEFISGPKNLKLLNLSDNGLSGNIPQSLIQNSSVVSLKNNYFSGPVPSQMQSVEFLDLASNFLSGSLPLEFGGVDLRYLNLSSNNISGQVPLEFASRIPQNATIDLSFNNLSGQIPESMPLLNQGTASYAGNAGLCGKPVQKPCSVPSTLAIPPNITSNTSAPAIAAIPLIIDPSHDSPETVANGARNPPQHHIKPVAIAGIAVGNLAGIGVLALIFLFIYQKGKKANAETKEKSISTTANAYIFKKDSEPAVITTEPRNRPVCPCLTITNGEETSEATSSDSDDNNVNYIIHDQPETRLHDNELFKNERFLVMIDGETELDLETLLKASAYVISSTTSSSIVYKAVIRDGTAFAVRRIGESGVKTLKDFENHIKSIAKLRHQNLVQVKGFYCGVDEKLVIYEYVSNGSLASVYRKTGSSPQNLPLAARLKIANGVARGLTYIHEKKHVHGNIKPSNILLTQDMEPIISDFGLHWLIHGTQSHKTKWHVLARHFGSMRPMSLHHDPRMNQMVNTSPYVTPVGFVGCTSPYHAPESLQNLKPSPKWDVYSFGILLLELLTGKVFLNRELNQWTAGSVAKDPAGVLSMVDVSLRGDMAGREDAILDWFKLGFSCASLIPHKRPCMKEALHVLEKIPFSFAC, encoded by the exons atgggcAACAAAATTCTGCTTTTGATCAAGTCATTTTCTTtggtttttcttcttcttcttctggtTCCTGCGTTTGGTCTGAACTTAGATGGATCCATGCTGCTTTCTTTCAAATACTCAGTTGTCAGTGACCCTTTATCTGTTCTTGGAAACTGGGACTACAGTGATGCTACACCGTGTCTGTGGGCTGGTGTAACATGCGCTAATGTTGAAAA TCTAGGCTCAATGCTTCGAGTTGTGAGCTTAATTCTCCCGAATTCGAAGCTTGTCGGCACGGTCCCGGAAGATTTAGGCCTCATTCAGCACTTGAGAACACTTGATTTGTCTAGTAATTTCTTGAATGGAACCCTGCCATCTTCACTTCTCAACGCTTCAGAGCTTCAAGTTCTTTCGCTGTCAAATAATGCGCTCTCCGGTGGGCTTCATGAGTTTATTTCAGGGCCAAAGAATCTTAAGCTTCTGAATTTATCTGACAATGGCTTGTCTGGCAACATTCCTCAGAGTTTAATACAAAATTCAAGTGTTGTTTCTCTGAAAAATAACTATTTCTCAGGCCCTGTCCCGAGTCAGATGCAATCTGTTGAGTTCTTGGACCTGGCTTCAAACTTCTTGAGTGGATCATTGCCACTTGAGTTTGGTGGGGTGGACTTGCGGtacttgaatctctcatccaaCAACATTTCTGGCCAAGTACCTCTTGAATTCGCTTCGAGAATCCCACAGAATGCCACGATCGATCTTTCGTTCAACAATCTGTCTGGACAAATCCCAGAATCCATGCCTTTACTGAATCAAGGAACAGCCTCTTATGCAGGAAATGCAGGCCTCTGCGGCAAACCGGTCCAGAAACCATGCTCAGTTCCCTCGACACTTGCAATCCCACCAAATATTACCTCAAACACATCAGCTCCCGCGATAGCAGCCATTCCATTGATTATAGATCCATCGCATGATTCTCCCGAGACAGTAGCAAATGGAGCTCGAAATCCACCACAACACCATATAAAACCGGTGGCCATAGCCGGAATCGCAGTTGGAAACTTAGCGGGGATCGGAGTTCTCGCACTGATATTTCTTTTCATATACCAAAAGGGCAAGAAAGCAAatgcagaaacaaaagaaaaatcgATCTCAACAACAGCCAATGCGTATATATTCAAGAAAGATTCAGAGCCAGCAGTAATAACAACGGAGCCAAGAAACCGTCCCGTTTGCCCTTGTTTAACCATTACAAATGGTGAGGAAACATCAGAGGCCACAAGTTCAGATTCTGATGACAACAATGTTAACTACATAATCCATGATCAACCCGAAACTCGGCTTCATGACAATGAACTATTCAAGAACGAAAGATTCCTAGTGATGATTGATGGTGAGACGGAACTAGACCTTGAGACATTGCTGAAGGCTTCAGCATATGTTATCAGTTCAACGACTAGTTCTTCCATAGTGTACAAAGCTGTGATTCGAGATGGGACTGCATTTGCTGTCAGGCGAATAGGAGAGAGCGGAGTTAAAACATTGAAGGATTTTGAGAACCACATTAAGTCGATCGCCAAGTTACGACATCAAAATTTAGTTCAAGTTAAAGGGTTCTATTGCGGAGTCGACGAAAAACTCGTTATCTATGAGTATGTCTCCAACGGAAGCTTGGCCTCTGTATACA GGAAAACAGGTTCATCTCCACAAAATTTGCCTTTGGCGGCCCGGCTCAAGATTGCAAACGGTGTGGCCAGAGGACTAACATACATCCATGAGAAGAAACATGTGCATGGAAATATAAAACCTAGCAACATTCTGCTGACTCAGGATATGGAGCCTATCATAAGTGATTTTGGACTCCATTGGCTCATACATGGAACACAAAGCCACAAAACAAAATGGCACGTCTTAGCTAGGCATTTCGGCAGCATGAGACCAATGTCGTTGCACCACGATCCACGAATGAATCAAATGGTGAACACGAGCCCCTACGTCACACCTGTCGGGTTCGTGGGGTGTACGTCTCCGTATCACGCTCCTGAGTCGCTCCAAAACCTTAAGCCCAGCCCAAAGTGGGATGTTTACTCTTTCGGGATTTTGTTACTTGAACTTCTGACAGGGAAGGTGTTCTTGAACCGGGAGTTGAACCAGTGGACCGCTGGCTCAGTGGCCAAAGACCCAGCTGGAGTTCTTAGTATGGTTGACGTGTCACTAAGGGGCGACATGGCAGGGCGAGAGGATGCCATTTTGGACTGGTTTAAGCTTGGATTTAGTTGTGCTTCATTAATCCCGCATAAGAGACCTTGCATGAAAGAAGCACTTCATGTGTTGGAGAAAATCCCATTCTCTTTTGCATGCTAA